A portion of the Stigmatella aurantiaca DW4/3-1 genome contains these proteins:
- a CDS encoding type I polyketide synthase: MAKLSTRLSEMPPVKLAYLASQLRAKKEILAAEPIAVIGMSCRFPGGGERPETFWEFLKGAGDATREVPRERWDIDEIYDPTPGVRGKVYTRRGAFIEDVDLFDPGFFGIPPRDAKDMDPQQRLLHEECWRALERAGIPPAGLVGSRTGVFVGLMHNDYNVLGITSGVEMFAASLNYPSMAAGRIAHTLGFQGPALTVDTACSSSAVCIHLACQSLRNDESDLALAGGVSLSLSPITMMFGCENRMLSVDGRCKTFDASADGFARGEGCGVVVLKRLSDALAKGDPILGIIRGSAVNHDGRSSGLMVPNGRAQERVIRMALDGCGVEPHQISYVEAHGTGTALGDPIEMEAIRSVFGRKTTRSEPLLVGSVKTNIGHLEAAAGVSGLIKVILSLQNEIIPAHLNFERPNPNIRWDDLPVIIPTSMRPWPRGEKRRIAGVSSFGFSGTNAHLIVEEAPLTARPPLEKERPIHVLTMSAKTDASLDALVEAHERALPNDDASLGDWCYTANVGRSHFEHRLAVSGATSASLRAGLARLRAEKLRPDREPRQGTESPKPVFLFTGQGALQPGVGRELYETQPAFRAALQRCSSVLESKLGLRLENLLFGEEAPALLEDTRNAQPVLVALEYALSELWASWGVIPGALVGHSLGEYAAAAVAGVMSIEDALGLSVERARLMSAAPGEGAMLAISASQEVTAQAIEPYPGVVSFAAINGPEDMVVSGGKSALEALKGDLERRGIHCKFLRVPHAFHSPLMDPVLGPFAEVLKGVKLSVPHIPFVSTLEGRPVTDPLTQPEYWCRHLREPVHFAKGLGFLREQGHRTYLELGPAPILAGIGRRLFPEAEELCWLPSLRPSEGETAQMLSSLSALYVRGFEVDWAAFDAPFERRTRDLPTYPFQRDRYWIEAQNTGSLQYMTDRGTSKDAAHPLAGVALSLAGSKETRFAARLSIREPAFIAEHRILGMTVLPAACYVEMALGAVYHADSRERPIELKAIELERPLVFTEAEGCDVQTVLTPEEANSRFEIYAQGAGSERRWARLAQGRVEEGSGWAGRIDLKAELFERFPQQGSVVALYELMDRSGLEYGPSFRAIHELRFGENGCLAHVRLPDSLIVGLDSYRLHPLILDACFQAVAAVFMEDDAQFKGERRQRMPVAIERLRWFKKAGSSVWVHVQRNSRSSTSAEVLSASLRILGEDGEVIAEVDGLLLKQVDRNAFKASFADSTRELLFELAWREQRASQERDRVVSPPGHWLLFADSGSVAERLKELVLQHSRTCVTVSPGAGYEKLGRDHYRLDPADPAGFDRLFQDLSAGGVAPATVAYLWGLDERGAAELSAEELAGVTARSSAGALHLVQAMARVAWAQRPALWMVTRGAVAAVPSDGVGGLSQTPIWGLGRAAAIEHPELGCRLADLDGDEGAPARLFQLMAEPPEENMMALRGSQLLGARLVRPDKAVSRSSPVRIRSDGTYLLTGGMGALGLATAEWLVEEGARQLVLVGRGEPGEAVKARINALTARGCHVTVTRADVSRREEVQRLVEGISARESQLLGIFHIAGVLDDGVFMLQSRERIAQVFVPKVLGAWNLHLATAQLPLDLFVMYSSAASLVGVAGQANYVAANSFLDALAYHRSRQGLPALSVNWGRWSGEGMAAKTSAKGSTQGVDAGNLSPRRALQILGDLLMLDVVQMGVVSFAVAAVDSALSPGHGPLFSELMMREQARSSSVARMHELLGELKSADSVRRRGLLTHYVQGRMAPLLGFAPDHEVFQKKVSLNEMGLDSLRAVELKNRIGRELGVDLPMARFIDGTNLEGIVEALHSQLELNELLARPPSAAVEIEELTL; this comes from the coding sequence ATGGCGAAACTATCGACACGCCTCTCGGAGATGCCTCCTGTCAAGCTCGCCTACCTGGCAAGCCAGCTGCGTGCCAAGAAGGAGATCCTGGCTGCGGAGCCGATCGCGGTAATCGGCATGTCATGCCGGTTTCCAGGCGGAGGGGAGCGGCCTGAGACCTTCTGGGAGTTTCTCAAGGGGGCCGGGGATGCGACCCGGGAGGTTCCTCGCGAGCGATGGGACATCGACGAGATCTACGATCCAACGCCGGGAGTCCGCGGGAAGGTGTACACGCGCCGGGGAGCCTTCATCGAGGACGTCGATCTGTTCGATCCTGGCTTCTTCGGGATTCCGCCGCGTGATGCGAAGGACATGGACCCGCAGCAGCGCCTTCTGCATGAGGAGTGCTGGCGGGCCTTGGAGCGGGCTGGCATCCCCCCCGCTGGGCTCGTTGGGAGCCGGACCGGCGTGTTCGTAGGGCTGATGCACAACGATTACAACGTGCTCGGCATCACCTCGGGCGTCGAGATGTTCGCGGCGTCCCTCAACTACCCGTCCATGGCCGCGGGCCGGATTGCGCACACGCTGGGCTTCCAGGGGCCCGCGCTCACCGTGGACACGGCATGCTCTTCGTCTGCCGTCTGCATCCATCTGGCGTGCCAGAGCCTGCGGAACGACGAGAGCGATCTGGCGCTCGCGGGGGGCGTCAGCCTGAGCCTCTCGCCGATCACCATGATGTTCGGGTGCGAGAACCGAATGCTGTCGGTCGATGGGCGCTGCAAGACCTTCGATGCGTCCGCGGATGGCTTCGCGCGAGGGGAGGGCTGCGGCGTCGTCGTGCTCAAGCGCCTCTCGGATGCGTTGGCGAAGGGAGATCCGATCCTGGGGATCATTCGGGGCTCGGCGGTCAACCACGATGGCCGAAGCAGCGGTCTGATGGTGCCAAATGGGCGCGCTCAGGAGCGCGTCATCCGGATGGCGCTGGATGGCTGCGGCGTGGAGCCTCACCAGATCAGCTACGTTGAAGCCCACGGAACGGGAACCGCGTTGGGGGATCCCATCGAGATGGAGGCGATTCGCTCCGTCTTCGGGCGCAAGACCACGCGCAGTGAGCCACTTCTGGTCGGTTCGGTCAAAACCAACATCGGGCACCTGGAGGCTGCCGCGGGGGTCTCGGGTCTGATCAAGGTGATCCTCTCCCTGCAGAACGAGATCATCCCGGCGCACCTCAACTTCGAGCGGCCTAACCCGAACATCCGTTGGGATGACCTGCCGGTCATCATCCCGACGTCCATGCGTCCATGGCCTCGTGGTGAGAAGCGGCGGATCGCGGGAGTCAGCAGCTTTGGTTTTAGCGGTACCAACGCCCATTTGATCGTGGAAGAGGCGCCGCTCACGGCCCGTCCGCCGTTGGAGAAGGAGCGTCCCATCCATGTGCTGACGATGTCAGCCAAGACCGATGCCTCGCTGGATGCCCTGGTGGAGGCCCATGAGCGCGCGTTGCCCAACGATGACGCGTCGCTGGGGGACTGGTGTTACACCGCCAATGTCGGGCGCTCTCACTTCGAGCACCGTCTGGCCGTATCGGGGGCCACCAGCGCCAGCCTTCGGGCGGGCTTGGCGCGGCTGCGAGCCGAGAAGCTTCGTCCCGACCGGGAGCCTCGGCAGGGGACCGAGAGCCCGAAGCCGGTCTTTCTGTTCACGGGGCAGGGCGCCTTGCAACCCGGGGTAGGCAGGGAGCTCTACGAGACCCAGCCTGCGTTCCGTGCGGCGCTGCAGCGCTGCTCGAGCGTTCTTGAGAGCAAGCTTGGTCTCCGGCTCGAGAATCTCCTCTTTGGAGAGGAGGCGCCGGCTCTCCTGGAGGACACCCGCAACGCGCAGCCTGTGCTCGTGGCACTGGAGTATGCACTGTCGGAGTTGTGGGCTTCCTGGGGGGTCATTCCAGGGGCACTGGTGGGGCACAGCCTGGGAGAATATGCAGCGGCCGCCGTTGCGGGCGTCATGAGCATCGAGGATGCGCTGGGGCTGTCCGTGGAGCGTGCACGGCTCATGAGTGCAGCTCCAGGTGAAGGGGCGATGTTGGCGATCTCCGCATCTCAGGAGGTCACGGCGCAGGCGATCGAGCCGTACCCTGGGGTCGTCTCCTTCGCAGCCATCAACGGGCCAGAGGACATGGTCGTCTCCGGTGGCAAATCCGCACTCGAAGCGCTGAAGGGAGACCTCGAGCGGCGGGGGATCCACTGCAAGTTCCTTCGCGTACCCCATGCCTTTCATTCTCCGCTCATGGATCCTGTGCTGGGCCCGTTCGCGGAGGTTCTCAAGGGTGTAAAGCTCTCGGTGCCGCACATCCCTTTTGTCTCCACGCTGGAAGGACGGCCCGTGACCGACCCGCTCACCCAGCCCGAGTATTGGTGCCGTCACCTTCGGGAACCCGTTCACTTCGCCAAGGGGCTGGGGTTCCTGCGTGAGCAGGGGCATCGGACGTACCTAGAGCTGGGCCCCGCGCCGATCCTCGCGGGGATCGGACGCCGGCTCTTCCCGGAAGCGGAAGAGCTGTGCTGGCTTCCGAGCCTCCGCCCTTCGGAGGGGGAAACGGCTCAAATGCTCTCCAGCTTGAGCGCACTGTATGTGCGTGGCTTCGAGGTCGACTGGGCCGCTTTTGACGCGCCGTTTGAACGGCGGACACGAGACCTGCCGACCTATCCCTTCCAGAGGGATCGCTACTGGATCGAGGCTCAGAACACCGGCTCCCTGCAATACATGACGGATCGTGGCACTTCGAAGGACGCCGCGCATCCTCTCGCGGGAGTTGCGCTGTCGCTTGCTGGCTCGAAGGAGACGCGGTTCGCGGCCCGTTTGAGTATCCGGGAGCCTGCTTTCATCGCGGAGCATCGCATTCTCGGGATGACGGTGCTTCCGGCTGCCTGCTACGTCGAGATGGCGCTGGGGGCCGTCTACCATGCGGATTCGAGAGAACGGCCGATCGAGCTGAAGGCGATCGAGCTGGAGCGGCCGCTGGTTTTCACAGAGGCCGAGGGATGTGATGTCCAGACCGTGCTGACACCGGAAGAGGCGAACTCTCGCTTCGAGATCTACGCTCAGGGGGCTGGCTCGGAACGGCGCTGGGCACGTCTCGCCCAAGGGCGCGTTGAAGAAGGAAGCGGGTGGGCTGGGCGCATCGATCTCAAGGCGGAGCTGTTCGAGCGATTCCCGCAGCAGGGCTCGGTCGTGGCGCTCTACGAGTTGATGGATCGGAGTGGGCTGGAGTATGGCCCATCGTTCAGAGCCATCCATGAGCTGAGGTTCGGGGAAAACGGCTGCCTTGCCCATGTGAGGTTACCCGACAGCCTCATTGTGGGCTTGGACAGCTACCGGTTGCACCCCTTGATCCTCGACGCTTGTTTCCAAGCGGTCGCGGCCGTGTTCATGGAGGACGATGCCCAGTTCAAGGGAGAGCGGCGGCAGCGAATGCCCGTCGCCATTGAACGGCTGCGCTGGTTCAAGAAGGCGGGGAGCAGCGTCTGGGTCCATGTCCAGCGCAACAGCCGCTCCTCTACCTCCGCCGAGGTTCTGAGTGCCAGCCTCCGGATCCTCGGTGAGGACGGGGAGGTCATCGCCGAAGTCGATGGCCTGTTGCTGAAGCAGGTCGATCGAAACGCCTTCAAGGCTTCCTTCGCGGACTCGACGCGAGAACTCCTCTTCGAGCTGGCGTGGCGTGAGCAACGTGCTTCCCAGGAGCGTGATCGGGTTGTCTCTCCGCCCGGCCACTGGCTGCTGTTTGCGGACTCGGGCAGCGTCGCGGAGCGGTTGAAGGAACTGGTGCTGCAACACTCCAGGACGTGTGTGACTGTGAGCCCTGGAGCGGGCTACGAAAAGTTGGGGCGGGACCACTACCGCCTCGATCCGGCGGATCCCGCGGGATTCGACCGGTTGTTCCAGGATCTTTCGGCAGGAGGCGTTGCTCCAGCGACCGTCGCTTATTTGTGGGGGCTCGACGAGCGCGGCGCGGCTGAACTGTCCGCCGAGGAACTGGCGGGTGTGACCGCGCGAAGCTCCGCTGGGGCGCTTCACCTCGTCCAGGCCATGGCCCGTGTTGCCTGGGCACAGCGTCCCGCCCTCTGGATGGTGACGCGTGGTGCTGTCGCGGCCGTTCCCTCGGATGGGGTGGGCGGCCTCTCCCAGACGCCGATCTGGGGGCTTGGCCGCGCGGCGGCGATCGAACATCCGGAACTCGGTTGCCGTCTGGCCGATCTGGATGGGGATGAAGGTGCACCGGCAAGGCTGTTCCAGCTGATGGCCGAGCCTCCCGAAGAAAACATGATGGCCTTGCGCGGTAGCCAGCTCCTGGGAGCCCGGCTTGTGCGGCCTGACAAGGCGGTGAGCCGCTCCAGCCCTGTGCGGATCCGCTCCGATGGGACGTATCTGCTGACGGGGGGAATGGGGGCGCTGGGTCTGGCCACCGCGGAGTGGTTGGTGGAGGAGGGAGCCCGGCAGTTGGTTCTTGTCGGCCGTGGCGAGCCAGGGGAGGCCGTGAAGGCCAGAATCAACGCCCTGACGGCGCGCGGGTGTCATGTCACCGTGACTCGGGCCGACGTCTCGCGCCGAGAGGAAGTGCAGCGCCTCGTGGAGGGGATCTCCGCGCGTGAATCCCAACTGCTGGGGATCTTCCACATCGCGGGAGTGCTAGATGACGGGGTCTTCATGCTCCAAAGCCGGGAGCGCATCGCGCAGGTGTTTGTGCCGAAGGTGCTGGGAGCATGGAATCTGCACCTTGCGACGGCCCAGCTCCCGCTGGACCTCTTCGTGATGTACTCCTCCGCAGCGTCGCTCGTGGGGGTGGCTGGGCAGGCCAACTACGTGGCGGCCAACAGCTTCCTCGATGCGCTGGCGTATCACCGGAGCAGGCAGGGGTTGCCAGCGCTCAGCGTCAACTGGGGACGCTGGTCCGGAGAGGGGATGGCGGCGAAGACTTCGGCCAAGGGGAGCACGCAGGGAGTGGACGCCGGCAACCTTTCCCCCCGGCGGGCGTTGCAGATTCTCGGGGATCTTCTGATGCTGGATGTTGTCCAGATGGGCGTGGTGTCTTTTGCTGTCGCAGCGGTGGACTCGGCCCTGTCTCCGGGCCACGGGCCTTTGTTCTCCGAACTCATGATGAGGGAACAGGCCCGCTCTTCCTCCGTGGCGCGGATGCATGAACTGCTGGGTGAACTCAAGAGCGCCGACAGTGTCCGGCGGCGCGGGCTTCTGACGCACTATGTCCAGGGGCGCATGGCGCCCTTGTTGGGGTTCGCACCGGATCATGAAGTCTTCCAGAAGAAGGTTTCTCTGAATGAGATGGGCCTCGACTCCCTGCGTGCCGTCGAACTGAAGAACCGCATTGGGCGAGAGCTGGGTGTGGATCTGCCCATGGCCCGGTTCATCGATGGAACCAACCTCGAAGGCATCGTGGAGGCGTTGCACAGCCAGCTTGAACTCAACGAGCTGCTCGCGCGTCCTCCCAGCGCTGCCGTGGAGATCGAGGAGCTGACGCTATGA
- a CDS encoding type I polyketide synthase — protein MSTQGSDTGYSDLMKRALLKLQDAQSKLDAHERERHEGIAIVGIGCRFPGGAVDPSGYWRLLDEGVDTVTEVPPDRWNADSFYHPDPDQPGGIYCRYGSFLWDIDQFAPRFFGISPREAARMDPQHRLLLEVAWEAMERSGRSPSALHGTRTGVFIGMMGQDYTQLATQSPELIDAHTGAGNGASVASGRLSYTFGFQGPSLTVDTACSSSLVAVHLAMRSLRQREVDFALAGGVNLLLSPVATLIESRTHMLSPDGRCKTFDAEANGIGRGEGCGLVLLRRLSDALKDGDPIIAVLRGSAVNQDGRTSGLTVPNGLAQQAVIRDALKDARVEAPQVGYVEAHGTGTALGDPIELEAIASVYGDKLTRKQPLVVGSVKTNLGHLEGAAGIAGLIKSALCLANGEIPPHLHLRAPTPHVDWSRLFVEVPTQKRSWQGSEPRFAAVSSFGFSGTNAHVILESAPRSPEPSRRVERPLHLLALSARSDSSLRRLAESLADTLSGEQKEALADVCYTANVGRSALEERVAFVASTSEEMTATLRAFGRGESRSPATWVKGRREAEVPRVAFLFTGQGAQYVGMGRELFETQPDFRRELLRYEAILRPHLDRPLTELLFQEDSQGALNETRYTQPALVALELALAHLLRSWGVRADAVLGHSVGEYAAAVFAGALEPEEGLPLVAERARLMQGLPERGAMLSLPVGEARAVQALAGHPRVTLAAINGPRNTVISGDETSIDAIARELASQGIEGRRLNVSHAFHSPLMQPMLGAFEGAAARVRFQRPQIDLISNLDGAEAGEAITKPAYWSRHVLQPVRFAEGIRTLVRRGVRIFLEIGPKPALSNLAQEAVTSEEGLWLETLHPRHSDWEGLLRSLAELSVRGMGVDWERFDGGYGRKKAVLPTYPFERQRYWLDVPAPWTRPGRRFEAHPLLGSRWDSAALREGTTVFSQDLTAGAVSLLADHRVYGKAVVPAAAFLEMVAAAAAQVLGTDAMALEDVSFQQPLILPDQQVRAVQTILESQGEAGFTCTVVSKGEGPSEERRGMHASWTTHLTCRVSALRALHPPVELETWRRSCPSAVSIDELSAAIRQRGLEYGPSLQVLSSLYRGPHAALSLSQVEERGKVYRIHPALFDASLRTAAAVTPLTPGDVLHLPVAIQKLELYGTLPERIWTHAEQRDQESPAGLPITDMTLCAEDGAVVAALTGLSVRKAGQEVLLRGLDSDFSEWMYRMTWSPCDAAEKPRPSGQQHWVIFTDEGGFGNELMALLSQRGDRFTPVRKGREFSSSPDGFQLNPEESGHFKSLIASCGNEPVSGFLYLWGLDGSSNEEPSLTGLEAAQVTGCVGALYLTQALARASWSAMPRLILVTRGTQRLASDGQGPRIAQAPLWGFGQAVATELPELRCLRVDLAAEPRLGDLGTFIRALSLPGSEAQLAVRNGALHAARVERTRLRTGAAKKVAISAASSYLIAGGLGGLGLRLARWLVDRGAQYLVLLGRSGPSPEAQRQIEALEAKGVRVQVALADLASHEEVAAVLAGLRSAPPLRGIFHSAGVLRDGTIGNQTSGNFHEVLAPKVQGAWNLHLLSSGMELDFFVCFSSVASLIGTPGQSNYVAANAFLDALAHLRHAQGKPAITINWGSWAEAGMAARLERAEAGRPGTLGFGAIPVEQGLSVLEQLLGSTHAQLGVFPVDWTRLTEQLPGLASQALVRAFVRGVPLQNQPPVFLQQWELAPPNRRMELLRQHVTKQVAVTLGMAESDKISGGERLFELGVDSLLAVELKNRLASSLGKSLRSTLVFDFPTVNGLVAHLAGELGMGGEFQKQDKSSEQAQDALAAEIQGLSEQELTSLIDQELESALTR, from the coding sequence ATGTCAACGCAAGGAAGCGATACGGGCTACAGCGACTTGATGAAGCGTGCGCTCCTGAAGCTTCAGGACGCGCAGTCGAAGCTCGACGCCCACGAGCGGGAGCGGCACGAGGGCATCGCGATCGTTGGCATCGGGTGCCGTTTCCCAGGTGGAGCGGTTGACCCCAGCGGCTACTGGCGTCTGCTTGACGAAGGCGTTGATACCGTCACCGAAGTTCCACCCGATCGGTGGAACGCGGACAGTTTCTACCATCCTGATCCGGACCAGCCCGGGGGGATCTACTGCCGGTACGGCAGTTTCCTGTGGGACATCGATCAATTCGCGCCGAGGTTCTTCGGAATCTCTCCGCGCGAAGCGGCACGAATGGATCCCCAGCACCGGCTCCTTCTGGAAGTCGCTTGGGAGGCCATGGAGCGCTCTGGGCGCAGCCCCTCCGCTCTGCATGGGACGCGAACGGGTGTGTTCATCGGAATGATGGGGCAGGACTACACCCAGCTTGCCACCCAGTCTCCTGAGCTCATCGACGCCCATACGGGCGCCGGGAACGGTGCAAGCGTCGCCTCGGGCCGACTCTCCTACACCTTTGGTTTTCAAGGGCCCAGCCTCACGGTCGACACAGCGTGCTCGTCGTCGCTGGTGGCCGTGCACCTCGCGATGCGGAGTCTGCGTCAGCGAGAGGTCGACTTCGCGCTGGCGGGTGGCGTGAACCTCCTGCTCTCCCCGGTCGCGACGCTGATCGAGTCGCGAACCCACATGCTCTCTCCGGATGGGCGCTGCAAGACCTTCGACGCCGAAGCGAATGGCATCGGAAGAGGCGAAGGGTGTGGGCTGGTCTTGCTGCGGCGTCTCTCCGATGCGCTCAAGGATGGCGATCCGATCATCGCGGTGCTTCGCGGCTCCGCCGTCAACCAGGACGGCCGGACCAGTGGGCTGACGGTTCCGAATGGCCTCGCCCAGCAGGCTGTGATCCGGGATGCCCTGAAGGATGCCCGGGTCGAGGCGCCGCAAGTGGGGTATGTCGAAGCGCACGGAACCGGGACGGCGCTCGGCGATCCCATTGAACTGGAGGCGATCGCCTCGGTTTACGGTGACAAGCTCACCCGGAAGCAGCCACTGGTGGTGGGCTCGGTCAAGACGAACCTGGGCCACCTGGAAGGGGCGGCTGGAATCGCGGGCTTGATCAAGTCGGCCCTGTGCTTGGCGAACGGGGAGATACCACCTCACCTCCATCTGCGGGCGCCCACGCCCCATGTTGACTGGAGCCGGCTGTTCGTCGAGGTGCCCACCCAGAAGCGGAGCTGGCAGGGATCAGAGCCGCGCTTCGCGGCCGTGAGTTCATTCGGCTTCTCGGGGACGAACGCACACGTCATCCTTGAGTCGGCCCCCCGTTCGCCGGAGCCTTCTCGGCGCGTGGAGCGCCCGCTGCACCTGTTGGCGCTCTCGGCCCGGTCGGACAGCAGCTTGCGCCGTCTGGCCGAATCACTCGCGGACACGCTTTCTGGTGAGCAGAAGGAGGCGCTCGCGGATGTCTGCTACACCGCGAACGTGGGACGGAGCGCGCTGGAGGAGCGCGTGGCCTTCGTGGCGTCAACCTCCGAGGAGATGACGGCCACGTTGCGCGCTTTTGGCCGTGGGGAGTCCCGTTCGCCAGCAACGTGGGTGAAAGGACGGCGGGAGGCAGAGGTGCCGCGCGTCGCGTTCCTGTTCACCGGTCAGGGCGCCCAGTACGTGGGAATGGGCCGGGAACTGTTCGAGACGCAGCCAGACTTTCGTCGCGAACTCCTGCGCTACGAAGCGATCCTGAGGCCCCACCTGGATCGGCCCCTGACGGAGCTGCTCTTCCAGGAGGACAGCCAGGGGGCTCTGAATGAGACCCGATACACCCAGCCGGCGCTCGTAGCCCTCGAGCTTGCGCTGGCCCACTTGCTGCGCTCCTGGGGTGTGCGAGCCGATGCGGTTCTGGGTCACAGCGTGGGTGAATACGCAGCGGCTGTGTTCGCTGGAGCGTTGGAGCCCGAGGAGGGGCTCCCACTGGTGGCTGAACGCGCGCGGCTGATGCAGGGGCTTCCCGAGCGGGGGGCGATGCTGTCCTTGCCCGTTGGAGAGGCGCGCGCGGTTCAAGCGCTTGCTGGCCATCCCCGGGTTACCTTGGCGGCCATCAACGGCCCAAGGAACACCGTGATCTCCGGAGACGAGACCTCGATCGACGCCATCGCCCGGGAACTGGCGTCACAGGGAATCGAGGGTCGGCGACTCAATGTCTCGCACGCTTTCCACTCGCCCCTGATGCAGCCGATGCTGGGGGCATTCGAGGGTGCGGCCGCGCGAGTGCGCTTCCAGAGACCGCAGATCGACCTCATCTCCAACCTCGATGGCGCGGAGGCAGGGGAAGCCATCACGAAGCCTGCCTACTGGTCTCGTCACGTGCTTCAGCCGGTGCGCTTCGCCGAAGGGATACGGACCCTCGTTCGCCGAGGGGTGCGCATTTTCCTGGAGATCGGTCCAAAGCCAGCCTTGTCGAATCTCGCCCAGGAGGCGGTGACCTCCGAAGAGGGGCTGTGGCTGGAGACGTTGCACCCACGCCACTCGGACTGGGAAGGACTGCTCCGGTCTTTGGCCGAGCTCTCCGTGAGGGGAATGGGGGTGGACTGGGAACGCTTTGATGGTGGCTACGGCCGCAAGAAAGCGGTCTTGCCGACCTACCCATTCGAGCGCCAACGGTACTGGTTGGATGTCCCCGCTCCCTGGACGCGCCCGGGAAGACGCTTCGAGGCTCACCCGCTGCTGGGAAGCCGATGGGACTCCGCGGCCCTGAGGGAGGGGACCACGGTCTTTTCCCAGGATCTTACCGCCGGGGCCGTGTCCCTCTTGGCCGACCACCGCGTGTACGGCAAGGCCGTGGTTCCTGCTGCGGCGTTCTTGGAGATGGTGGCTGCGGCTGCGGCTCAGGTGCTGGGGACGGACGCCATGGCGTTGGAGGACGTCTCGTTCCAGCAGCCCCTGATCCTACCGGATCAGCAGGTCCGGGCTGTTCAGACGATCCTGGAGAGTCAAGGCGAGGCGGGCTTCACGTGCACGGTGGTGAGCAAGGGAGAGGGGCCTTCTGAAGAGAGGAGGGGCATGCACGCGTCTTGGACAACCCACCTGACCTGCCGTGTCTCCGCGCTGAGGGCGCTCCATCCGCCGGTCGAACTGGAGACGTGGCGCCGGAGCTGCCCCAGTGCTGTCTCCATCGACGAGCTCTCCGCGGCAATCCGCCAGCGCGGGCTCGAATACGGCCCTTCGCTTCAGGTGTTGTCGTCGCTCTATCGGGGGCCGCACGCCGCGCTCTCGCTCAGTCAGGTGGAGGAGCGGGGCAAGGTCTACCGTATCCATCCCGCTTTGTTTGACGCGAGCCTGAGAACGGCGGCCGCGGTGACCCCGCTGACGCCGGGCGATGTACTGCACCTCCCGGTGGCCATCCAAAAGCTCGAACTCTACGGGACGCTGCCAGAGCGCATCTGGACCCATGCTGAGCAGCGCGACCAGGAGTCCCCGGCCGGTCTTCCCATCACGGACATGACCCTGTGTGCCGAGGATGGCGCGGTGGTGGCCGCACTCACGGGGCTCTCGGTGCGAAAGGCAGGCCAGGAGGTGTTGCTGCGCGGTCTCGACAGCGACTTCTCGGAGTGGATGTACCGAATGACCTGGAGCCCGTGCGATGCCGCGGAGAAGCCGCGGCCGTCGGGTCAGCAGCACTGGGTCATCTTCACCGACGAGGGGGGCTTCGGGAACGAACTCATGGCGCTGCTCTCGCAGCGAGGGGATCGCTTCACGCCCGTACGCAAAGGGCGTGAGTTCAGCAGCAGCCCAGATGGGTTCCAACTCAATCCAGAAGAATCTGGCCACTTCAAGAGCCTGATCGCGTCATGTGGGAACGAGCCCGTCAGTGGCTTCTTGTATCTGTGGGGGCTTGATGGGAGCAGCAACGAGGAGCCTTCGCTGACCGGGCTTGAGGCTGCGCAGGTCACGGGCTGTGTGGGAGCGTTGTACCTGACGCAGGCCTTGGCGCGTGCCTCATGGTCCGCCATGCCTCGGTTGATCCTGGTGACGAGGGGAACTCAGCGTCTGGCCTCCGATGGGCAGGGACCGCGCATCGCTCAGGCTCCGCTGTGGGGCTTTGGCCAGGCGGTGGCAACCGAGCTTCCGGAACTGCGCTGCCTTCGTGTCGACTTGGCTGCGGAGCCGCGTCTCGGGGATCTCGGGACGTTCATTCGTGCGCTCTCCCTCCCCGGCAGCGAGGCCCAACTGGCCGTACGCAACGGAGCCTTGCACGCGGCGCGGGTGGAGCGGACCCGACTTCGCACGGGCGCGGCGAAGAAGGTGGCGATCTCCGCGGCTTCCTCTTACCTCATCGCGGGCGGACTGGGCGGACTGGGACTGCGGCTGGCCAGGTGGTTGGTGGACCGGGGAGCCCAATACCTCGTCTTGCTGGGACGGAGTGGCCCCTCTCCAGAGGCGCAGCGGCAGATCGAGGCACTGGAAGCGAAGGGTGTACGCGTTCAAGTGGCTCTGGCCGATCTTGCGTCACATGAGGAGGTCGCGGCAGTCTTGGCGGGGCTGCGAAGCGCTCCGCCGCTGCGAGGCATCTTCCACTCCGCGGGGGTGCTCCGCGACGGGACCATTGGCAATCAGACCTCCGGGAACTTCCACGAAGTCCTGGCGCCCAAGGTCCAAGGGGCGTGGAACCTGCACCTGCTCAGCTCCGGAATGGAGCTGGATTTCTTCGTCTGCTTCTCCTCCGTGGCGTCGCTCATCGGCACCCCCGGCCAGTCCAACTACGTCGCTGCGAATGCGTTCCTCGATGCGCTGGCCCACCTCCGGCACGCGCAGGGCAAGCCCGCGATCACGATCAACTGGGGTTCCTGGGCCGAGGCGGGCATGGCTGCGCGGCTCGAACGTGCGGAAGCTGGACGCCCGGGGACGCTGGGCTTCGGTGCCATCCCGGTCGAGCAAGGGCTGAGCGTTCTCGAGCAACTCCTGGGAAGCACCCATGCCCAGCTCGGTGTTTTTCCCGTCGACTGGACACGCCTGACGGAACAACTGCCGGGGCTGGCGAGCCAGGCGCTCGTCCGAGCCTTCGTCCGAGGGGTGCCCCTCCAGAATCAGCCTCCAGTTTTTCTCCAACAATGGGAGTTGGCTCCGCCGAACCGGCGGATGGAACTGCTGCGCCAGCATGTGACGAAGCAGGTCGCCGTCACGCTTGGCATGGCGGAATCGGACAAGATTTCGGGCGGGGAGCGCCTGTTTGAGCTAGGGGTTGACTCGCTGCTGGCGGTCGAACTCAAGAACCGGCTCGCGAGCAGCCTCGGCAAGAGTCTTCGCTCGACCCTGGTCTTCGACTTCCCCACGGTGAATGGGCTCGTCGCGCACCTCGCCGGGGAACTTGGCATGGGCGGAGAGTTTCAGAAGCAGGACAAGAGTTCGGAGCAGGCTCAGGACGCCCTGGCTGCGGAGATCCAGGGTTTGTCAGAGCAGGAACTGACGTCACTCATCGACCAGGAGCTGGAGAGCGCGCTCACCAGATGA